Genomic DNA from Hordeum vulgare subsp. vulgare chromosome 2H, MorexV3_pseudomolecules_assembly, whole genome shotgun sequence:
tctagataccaattcttGGCTTTGGACCCTCAAGACCCTTCCGCGTACGTGCAAACTAGCTTCTAAGCTAGCAAGCAGGCAACTGGATGGATTTCCAGCCCACATAGGTGCGTGTGCAGCCGGatccttgcttcggccggctatgaTCCACACGATCGATCTCGCGAAGGCACGAATCGATGTATGATGGCCACATGCTCGTGTCGAGCCTGGTAAACTTTATATTGCTTTTTCTCTTTCTGGTAATTCAGAGATTACAGGGGTTGCACTTATATACATGTATGAGCCTAAAGGATCAATCCCGCTCGGTATGCTAATCCTATTCTACTCGGACATGTACACCAGCCGTTTATGGACATCGGGTTTAATCCCAACAGAATGATGACCTTTAAGCTACGACCTCGGACAAGCTTTTGTTAAGGAAACAATTCCAACTTTTGACCCGATCAAAATCAAACAACTGAAGGAGAACACTCATAATAAAAATAGGCATGGGTATGAGATCTTAATGCTTACGACCATATATTTGTGTTGGGACCAAATATGATCTTAATTTGTGCGCTCGAAGTCACCCTTCGAGATGTGATTGTTATGAACCGGAGTGGGGTGTGTGTTCAAATTACGTCTTGACCAACACGCATCGTGTATCAAGAGTCGGTTGTCCAACCAAAGTCCATATCCGTCTCGCGGGGTTGCCTTGATAATTAAGATTGCAATAATCATACAAATGCATTGGGCGTTTAATGACTTCACGGACGCACTACCTTAGCCTCTTCGTGGCTCACTCTCCATAATCTTGGGTATGTGCAGGATTGGAGAACGCGAACTAGACAAAAGACAtctacagaagaaaaaaaatcacacATACATGACGTTACTTCAAAGCCCTATCATTGATGCCTACAACAAATACATCGTGTTGCAAGGCTCTTGCCTCAACCCATACCTTACCGAACTACTCTCACATgaagatcagatcataggaagaaCTAAGCATAGAACACAACATGAAGATAGATTGATTGGTAATATGTCTTATAATAGATGTTGTGTGTGATACATAATTACAAGTATGACTAGAGAAGGAAGAATTGTGGTGAGGATGGAGATAGTGACCATGGAGATGGGAAATGGTGGCGGCTATAGTTGAAGATGGGATGAAGGCTTTCTATTTTGCGGCTCCTCTCACAGTTGTTATGTTGACATTTTGGCCTCGGCCCCTTTATAAAGTATGGTCAGGTGGACGAAACGCCTCGGTTTCCATGTCATACGACCACTCATGCGAGCGGTCGTGGTCGCATGATGCATCGTATTTTGGTCGGTTTCTTCTAGTGCACATCCACTTGATTTCTATTATCTCGTTACGACTTGATTTCGTCAATATTTAGCCCATTTCCCATGAAAACAAACTAGAAAAGGATATTAGAACATTCATTAGTCATTAGTGGCAATATTAGAGCGAATATCTCGGTTTTAATGAAATATACTAGTTTAAACTCGGGTTAGAAGAGTGTAAAATATCACtcatcaactccccaaagcttaaacTTGATCATCCTCAAGGAAATTTGAATCAGAAATAACGTTCTTGTTTAAACCTAAATAACGAGAAGGTTTTGGTTCACTTATGACCAGTTCGCCTAGATAGCCCTCCGTTTCTAGACCTGAAAACTTAGTATAACTTGATTACTTTATCTGGTGATCCGGAAATGCAGAAGAAAAGATTCTGCTTTTTTTTACCACAGGTGACCCTGAGTTATCGAACCCATGGGAGGACGATGCCCTTTAATCTAGGGTCTCAaagaagcttttattaaagaaaaCAATTCCAACTTTCATACGGATCAAAatcaaagaattgaagaagaactCTTATAAAAAATAGGCATGGGTATGAGATCTTAATGCTTACAACGATATATTTGTGTTGAGACCAAATATGATTTTAATTTATGCGCTAAAAGTCATCCATCAAGATGTGCTTGTTATGAACCGAAGTGTGGGATTTGCCAAAATTACgtcttgaccggcatgtgtcctacaTCAAGAGTCGGTTGTCCAACCAAAGGCCTAATTCGTCTCGTAGGATTGCCTTGATAACTAAGATTGCTATAATCAGACAAAACGATTGGTCGTTTAATGACTACACATCTTGAATTCCAATTTAGGATCCGTGTTACCGCACTAACCTTTCTGTCACTGGTGTTCAAAATAACATTTCATGGTCACCCTACTCTTAGCCTTTTCGTGGCTCGCTTTCCATGATCGTGGATATCTGCTGGGATAAATGAAATGAACGATACAAGAGACATCTATGTAACAATTTTAGTTCACACATACAAGACGTTTATTCAAAGCCATTCCATTGATCCCTACAACAAATACATCAGTTGCAAGGCTCTTGCCTCAGCTCATACCTtactagactactcacacatgaagATCAGATCACACGAATAACATATCACAGAACACATCATGAACGTAGACTAATTGGTAATATGTCTTAGTCAGTGTCGTGTGTGATACACAATTACAAGTATGGCTACAGGAGGAAGAACTATGATGAAGATGGGGATGATGGATACGAAAATAACGGTGTCGGTGTACTAAAATATGGTGCCTTAGTACCCTGACTTATGTACACACAGTAATAGCCTCCCCGACGACAAGGCTTGCCGGAGGATAGCTCCAAAGCAAGACATAAGACTTGGTCTATAAGACCATGAAGAAGACGTCTATATAGATCACTGAGAAGTACTAAGATGGTACTGAAGATCAAGCAAGTTGCATACGAGCAAGAGAACTCATTCTCCCCATGTGACCATATATACCCACGCACAACCCCTTTCTTCATTATCTTGTGTACCCTCTCGCTCGAACTCATTCTCCCCCTATGCTCGCCGCCATGGCTGCCCTACCCCTGCTCGCGGGCACGGGCACGACGTGCGAGCTTCCTGGCCTTCCATGAATGTTGCAACTTGCATGCTTGTCACTGGAACTGGTGTGATTGTGTGACATGTTTTCGCGGTCATGGCCTGCGAGTTGTTTGGTCATGGCAGAAATCATGATTTTGTTTTGACGAGCTACAACCACGTGTTGGCACCGACTTTTGTTGAAATCGACTACACATTTTGTTGGAATGTGTAGTCAGCTTACATGGATGGTGATGCTGTTTTGCTGCGATAGACATTTTTTTGCTGGAACAAGTGATTGTCACTGCTACGACTGGCGAAGGGCCACGACGGCGACAGGGTACTGCAACCAACATCAAGAAATGCTAGAACAGTGTACGGGGGGAGCCGCGCGGCCCACTCGGAGTCACACGACGGACCAACCCACCCCGTGCCCGGTCCACCCCCAAATTTCTGGTGGATTCCGTGCCCCTCGATCCCATTCCCAACCCACTCGGCCACTCCTCCCCcgcgctcctcctccccgtccGCCGCATGTAGcggtcgccgccccgccccgccccgcccgtcCGAGCGGCCGGCCGGACCATGGCGTCCATGCTGCTGCGCAAGGTGTGGGGCTCCGTGCTGGCCCGCGCCGGGCCGCGCGACCCGGacggcgccgccgcctcctcctcctcctccccgcgccgccgcggcgccccggcggcggcggccgagtaCGGGTCGCTGGGCGCGCTGGACGCCGTGCCGATCGACGTGCTGGCGCAGATCCTGCGCCTGCTGGGCCCCGCCGACGCCGCGCGCTCCGTCGCCGTGTGCCGCACCTGGCGCATCCTCGCCTCCGACAACGCCCTCTGGGCCTTCTTCCTCAGCCTCGGCCCCGACCCCTGGGACCTCGTCGTCTTCGCCGAGACCCACCTCGCCGCCGGCCCCGCCGAGCCCCGCAGGTCGGTTGCCCTTGCCCCCCCTCCTCCTGGCTGCTCACGCGGCCGGGGCCTTCCCATTCTGTCGTACGCGTCTCCGTTTCCTTCGCCTGTCTAACACCACTGTGCCGTGCGCACGCAGCGTCTACTTCGGCGCTGTCCGCGTCCCGCCGCAGCTCTCCTTCAAGCGCATCTACGGACAGCGAGCGCTGGTTCCGGGCTCTATCATAGTCGATGGTGAGTAGCCATGCGCTTAATCTTGTACAGGTAGCCAGCGATTACTTCTTAATCAAGGGGGGCAGTTGAGTTGTGTAAGTATACATGCATTGATTGCTTCATTAAGGATTCTATACAACCAACAAATTCTCACATTTCAACAACTTTAATCAAGAAAACACCGATACCTCCGGCAACCAGAGAATACTGATTCTTTCCTGATGCGCCCCGATACCTTCAAGCTCTGGTAGTGCCGGTGGTGGGCTCTTTTCCCCGGTGCTCCCGCTCCCCTTCCCCCCACAGCCCCACTGTCTTGTActtcatccgttcctaaatatttgtctttttatagattttactacggactacatactacatacggatgtatatagacataatttagagtgtaagttcattcattttgttccgtatgtaatccgtagttgaatctttaaaaagacaaatatttaggaacggagggagtagtagaatTCTATCTAATGGAAGGCTGCTGatttcctcctcctccctttctCTCTAACTGAACTTTTATGTTTGGTAAATTACTGCTACCCTTTGGCTGTTGGTTCTTGCTTTTTGTTGGAATCATGGATAAGAAGATAGAAGATAATGGACTGCAGTGACTAAATACTATATGATAAATGGTTTGATGCTTAATCGATaacatatatttatttatttttttcaaaaatagtcAAGCCTATCCCTGTATTGgcgttttttttttcagaaatgacTTATTTACATATCCGTATCGCACCAATACTGATAAGCGTATCCGTTTGAGTGCAATCTAGACTCCAATGATCTTACCTTCAGTTACCAGACATTTTTTTTTTCAAACGGCCATGTGCCCGGACTTCCGATTCCACTATTAACAGTAACAGAACATAACATGATTCAAGCATCCTGATGCAATTGAAAGCAAACACTTCAATTACTAGACATGATTAGGTATCTTCAGTAATCATTAGGTTGTTATGGTAGGCTGATTGTATCTGGCCCTTTGCTTTGTGCGACGTAATAGTTTTTTTTTGTTGGAGAATGTACATTGTTTATTGATCTTGGTTGTTTCGGCTTCATAGTCTCCTTAAATGGCGCATTCCCTGTTGTTTCTTTTCTTAAATAACAGGTGGGTCAGGCTACTGCAAGTATGGCTGGAGCAAATATGCTGCTCCTTCTGGGCGTTGTGCAACCTTTTTGGTAAGCTGTGGtgattagtgaaatctgaaatctACCAACCCAATGCACATCAATCATTCATCATGACCAACATTTTTCTTTGTGGCACATGATGGCCGATGTTGGTTTAACAACTTCACGGTGATAATAAGATAATTGAATTGATGATATAATTTATGTCCTAATTCTGCTGGGACATCATGCAGGAATTTGGTAACATCGAGTCCCCAATGTATGCAAGACTTCGTCACTTTTTCTCGACGATCTATAACAGGTCTGTAAGATCTTTTAATTTCCACTGCAATATCTTGTATATAAAATATTTGCTTTACCTTTTTTGCTCCATTTCAATAGACAGCATTTTCCATTGATGATCTGAGTTCTCACCGGGTGAATTCACTTGAAACACTCACACACAACTTATATTGTGAAAACTTTGGCTGACTAGGTTGGTCTACTATCAAAGTGGCTGCACCATATCTTGCTTGATCACAACACACGACCAATCAATATGCATATCCAGATATTTTTGCCATAAACTCTTATCTATCTTGACTTTTTATAGGATGCATGTAAAGCCTTCTGCTCGACCAATTGTTGTTGCCCTTCCCCTCTGCCACTCTGATGGTTAGTATTTTTAGGTGATACAATTTTCTACTTTATCACTATTTCTATATGGCGGCCCTGTTATATGGTTACATGTTTTTGCCCATTAATTTGTCGCTATGGTTGATGAACAATTTCAAACTTCTTTGTCTAACTGTATGTTTCTAACTCAACTTGGTACAGATACCGAGGCTGCTAGGGCTTCAAGAAAGCAATACAAGGAGACATTATACTCGGTTTTGTTTGAAATGAATGTTCCTGCTGTTTGTGCTGTTGATCAAGTAAGGAATTTTATGTTCACTTGGTGATTTTGCTCGCCCAAATGCTTACATTTATCACCTCTTGATGTACTTTTTGGTTCAACCTTGTGTACCACTGTCCCTTTGATTAATTTTGTTGTCATATTGAGGTTTGAGGCACTATTGTTTTTTGGATTTGGCATTTGGAAAAGTATAAGATTCGCATATTATAGTGTCAGAATCATGAATCGCGGTTCAAGCTGGAAGCCTGGAACTTCTCAACTGAGAATTTTCTACTGTATAATACACCTGTGTTATGGCGTAAAATTTAAATCGAACATCAATGTAGTTGTAGTCTTGTAGAAGCCAccttttctgtttactttatTCGTTAACTTCACCTGCTGAAGAAGATATTTTGTGGGATTGTTGACATGTGTTTTTACAGGCACTCCTAGCTTTGTATGCTGCTAGACGAACCTCTGGTATTGTTGTCAACATTGGATTCAATGTCACATCCGTTGTTCCCAGTAAGTTCTGGTCTAAGGTTCGACTCAGTCGAGCATCTTACTCTTTTCTTCAGTATCTGATGTTTTCTCTTAAGATCAGTAGACATGGCCGATATTTCAAGCCCACGTTTGCCACTCCTAACCTTAGGCCTACCACAATTTTATTACATCGAATATCAACTTAATGCAAATAATCTGCTTGAGTATTGATAAATGTGTCCTTCCTGAAATACACAGGCTAATAGGAATGCACATCAGAGGGAGACATAGGGTGGGACCATAGGGGTTTTAAGACTCCGTGGGCTGTAGACTGTTAATTATTCATGGTCGAGCTTCTTTCCAAATGTTTATAACACATGGAAGTGCGTCTAGATCAAGTGGTAAAAATATCCATTTTTTTATCTTATGTttcttccttgcaacagttttccaAGGTAGGGTGATGTATGAGATAGGCATTGAAACTGTGGGGCAAGGTGCTCTGAAACTTACTGGATTTCTGAAGGAGCTATTGCAGCGAAGGAATATTTCTTTTGAATCACTGTACACTGTTCGGACAATCAAGGAGGTAATGTTTTGTTTATTACTCAATTTAGCTAATGTAATTTATTGTAGCTTGCGTTCTCCACATAAATATCACCTAGTGGCTAATTGTGCTTGTAACCGATTAGTTGGGGGCTACAGACCAACTAATTGTGCTTGAAACCTATATTATTAGTTGGGGCGACAtactaatgaactatttgtgcttGGAGCCATTAGTTGGGCAACCTATTTTGATTATGTACATGACAGAAATGGAGATGATACTAACACATGATTCTACCTCCCTTCCTTTTCTATCTGTAAAGAAAATTTGCTACGTCGCGTATGATTATGAAGCAGAACTATGTAAAAATACACAAGCTTCCTGTGAGGTGGATGGTGAAGGGTGGTTCACTCTGTCAGAAGAAAGATTCAAGATGGCAGAAATCCTTttccagccccagatgggaggagTGTATGTTATCTTCTCTGTTGCGTAACCTTTTTTGTCATTTTCCTTTTATTAATACGGTTCGCTTATGCTTGCTCGATGTTGGTGTTGCAGTCGTGCTATGGCTTTGCACAAAGCAGTATCTCTATGTGTGGATCACTGCTACAATGCAGAGGGGCTCCGTGACCACAGCTGGTTCAAGACGGTGGTTTTAGCTGGTGGATCGTCATGCTTACCTGGTTTGCCAGGTATGCTTGCCTAATGCATTTTAATACTGAACAGCTCATTGGATGTTAATGCATATCACAAAATAAATGTAGAACACCGGTGGATAAGGCTGTATTTTCATTGTGAACAGAGAGGCTCGAGAAAGAGCTCCACACACTTCTTCCTTCATATATCTCAGAAGGAATAAGGGTTCTGCCCCCTCCATTTGGCACAGACACCGCCTGGTTTGGTGCAAAGATGATCGGCACTGTAAGGACAGCGTTGATTCTGGTGATCAGTTTATCGCACTTATATCTTCACTAATGACCGCCCTAATTCAGGTGAGCACTTTCTCGGACGCATGGTGCATAAACAAGAAGCAGTTCCGCCAGAAGTCACGCCACAGTGGTCCATCTTTAGCGAATGCATGGCGATAGATTCTGATGGCCGCAGCTATGATTGGCAAAGCCACAGGGAAAGAGCCATGAGGTTGCCTATCCTCTTAAGAGATGGCGCAGATCTATACAGCACTAGTTCCTGGTGTACATAACAGATACGATTACCTATGGATGATAGATTATTGCGAGTAAATAAAACATGATAGGTTGTTATAGGATGCTGTATAGCATAAGTGAATGCATCGCGCTGTGCGCATTAGAACGATTCTGTGTTATTTATGTACCCGTACGTTATTGGTTTGCAGATAATAACACCTTTTTGTTTcaaattatttgaagttctagctTTATCCAAGTCAAACTTCTGTATATTAGACTAAATTTGTACTCTCTCCGTCCTAAAaattttgtcttagatttgtctagatatgaatgttagTCATGTTTTAATATTTTGATATATCTatttctagacaaagctaagacaagaattttgggacgtatCTACAGTATCAAATATATGTTTGTATGCATATGCTGCATCAAGTGAAACTACTTTGTGTCATAGATGTTGATGAAAAAATAATATTATaagtcaaactttaaatttgatttGGGACAAACCTAGGATTTCAAGCTGCAACCCATTCTGCCAATGAAGCACGGATCAAGCCTCGTTGAATTGCCACAATAAGAGACCATTGTGTACGATGGAGATTTTCCGCTAAGCACATTGGGGAGGTCGGACAGATAGAGATTTTCCGCTAAGCACATTGGGGAGGTCGGACAGACAGCATCGCAATGCTTGAAAAATAAGTTGTGTTGTTGAGTCAGGCGATgggcaaaaagaaaaagaaaatttatCTTCCGCACCAATCAAGATCCTCTCTGGAGGGTGGCGACTAGGGTTTATTCTTTGTTAGCCCTCCTATGTCTGCTTGATGCCATGATCCATTTGAGAGAATATCATATGGAAATCAAGTTTGGATGGAAACCACCTGCAATACTATGTTTCCAAgtttcagaagaaaaaaaatcccaACATAAGAGTGATGTTCTATTAGAATATCAAACACAATTTCATTTACAAgctaaaaaaacaaaatcagCATTTGATAGTGCCGAACAGGTAATGTCACTATCAATCGCAGAATTTGTATTTTTATTCATAGCTAATAAATACtccatccgtttctaaatataagaccttttagatatttcactacaaaactaagcaaaatgaatgaattcatactctaaaatatgtctatatatattcatatgtattttatagtgcaatctctaaaaggtcttatatttagggatggagggagtagttttgtGTTTGAACTTGGAATTTCACATGCAACATCACCTTCTTAACATAATGCATTTTTTTAGAACTTCCAAAGGTCGTTTCCACGTAGTTCCATTGAAACTTGGTTTCCATGTAATATTGCCATGTGAAATTCCACGAGTGACCATAACAGAAAGAAAATCGTACCAAGTTTTCATTGAGTTATACTGCTTCTGTGACAAAATTGGCATTTACGTAATcaatcagaaaaaatcaatcgcagCTACACAAAGCAAAACTTGCACGCTCTGACACTTTCAACTCCAATGATCAAAATACttgggggctgtctaaaaaatgAGCACAGTTGTTTCCCAGACAGCAAacccaatcaaagcatgcaatggaAAGCCACACACATCATAGATAGGACACAGAGATTTAACTTAATAGATAACGAAACGTCAGGTAGAACAGACTACCCAGACCCAACGGACTTGACATGGCAAGAGTACATTCATACGAGTTCAACAGGGGCACGACAACCTCAAAAGTCCATTTCACTTCGTCACGGGGTGGGGTGATACTTTTGGCTGGTTATTTAGGTGATAACGGTTCTGGgctcggcgcatccatggtcaccaGCTGGCCCCTCCAGGCTCTAGCCCATGGCGTACTTCTGTGTCCAGGAGCGCGCCGTGGACTCGTACTTGGCCCGATCAGTCTTGTACATGTGAGCGATCTCGGGCACCAGAGGATCATCAGGGTTCGGGTCCGTCAGCAACGAACAGATTGACAGGAGGACCTGTTAACAGAGAAGGGTAAATGTTTAGAGAAACATAACCAAAGAAAGTTGTGAGATGAAGGTGTGGAAGGAGCCAAGCTTATATCAGCAACAAGCTTTAAGCAAAAATGGAACGACCAAGTTAGGAATGCAGATTATTacctttgatatggtcaaagccgGGCTCCACTGTTCCTTGAGAATGTCAAGGCAAATGCTGCCGTTGCTGTTGATGTTCGGGTGGAACACCTTGGTGCGGAAAGAGACCTGAAATATGTTCATGTCTGAATGTCAGAATATAATAGATAAGATAGCAGGCAGCAGCAAACCAGTTGTTTTGAGGACCCCAAGACATCAGTGTAACAGCAATACCAGCATCAAAGGATCAAGATGAACTATTTTTTGCAAAGGTTAGCTCAGCAATTAATTACCTTCGGGGGCTTGAAGGGGTAATCCGGTGGGAAATGAATGTTGACCAAAAATAGACCACCGGTGAACGGGCTCTCCGAGGGCCCCATGATAGTGGCCTGCCAGTGGAACATGTCCTCACCTACAGGACCTGTCCAAATAAACAGAAAGTAATACAGAATTACACAACAGCCAGACAAACACAGCTGTATAAAGCCAGTCCAGTATGAGTAGAAACAAGTCTCATTTGCTGAGAGATCAAATGGCTGCTAGCTTTAGTTCTGTGCAAACAAGTTAAGAATTAGACATGCAATTATTATATCAAGGGTTATCGATCCTATATACGTCCAGTACAATGATTAGAATAATCCAAATTTCACTGATCTTAATTTCAAGAAGTTAGTGGAAGTAACCGCCATATAAATAACATCAAGTTACCCAGGAAATACACTGCATCCAGGTATCTCCACAAGAACACAGAACATCAGGTTTATACACATTAAGAATGCTAAAGTTGCTTCAGTAATTACATTTCTTCCTGTGCGCATTGATAGACCAAAGAAAACAGGTGATCATTACAACCTCACCTACTAAAACATAGTCGGCTCTTGATAATTCTCTCCCTTGGTTAGGATGGTACTGTTCATGTTTCTTGAATCAGGTTTACACAACATTAAGAACGATAAAGTTGTTTCAGTAATTATATTTCTTCCAGTATGCATTAATACCAAGGAAAACAGGTGTGACCATTTCAACCCCACCTACAAAAACATAGGTCACTCTTGACAATTATCTATTGGTTAGGCTGGTACTGTTTATGATTCTTAAATCAGGTTTAAACAACATTAACAAAACAAAGTTGCTTCAGTAATTATACATTTATCATGCATTGATAGACCTCACCTagtaaaacataggccactcttgGAAATTATCCCTATGATTTGGTTGGCACTAAATAGTCCTAGTACATGCCTAACAGATAAGGTTGGCACTGTTTATGTTTCTTAAATAGTGCTAGTCCATGCCTAACTGTCCATATAAACTGCAAGTCCTTGGCAATTTTAATGTCTTTTGGTTAATGGCAGTTAAGATAGCATATAGTGCTACTGGGTGGTGGATGTTCCATCCATGTGGTACTAACCTAATGAGCTATTGACTGCATACTGTAATAAGGTTGGCATACCTAAACCTAACAGAACAAACATCTAGGGTTTTTTTAATGACCTGTTCAGAAGATACATCACACACATGACATGAGTCGAATCATATTAATAGTCCATGCACAGTTCATAAGTAGTACTCTCCAACAATCAATTCAGAAACCCTAAAAGCGCTGCGCGAGCACAGGAAAACAATCGACAACCTAATCCCCCCATGACCTGTTACAACAGCCAACAACCAGACCACGCAGGCGGCGCGCTCATCCAGACGCAATTCAACTAGGGGGCAAGATCTAGACGTAATCGGACGGGGCGGAGGGGAAATCACCTGCGCTGCATGAGGTGGGAGGGTCCTTCTGCAGGTCCTTCAGCTCCTTGAGGATCCTCTTGGACGCcatgggatcaaaccctaacccgCGAAATCCGGCACAGATCAGGCCCTGGAAAAACAGATCGAAACGAGATGGGGTGTGCGGCGTCGCGCGTACCGGCCGGCGGGGGGCGGAGGCGACGGGGTCGGCGGTGctgtggcggcggcggccgccTCTCCCCTCTGCGGCGGCGACGGACGGCGGTTGGGGACCACGGGACAAGAGGGAGCGAGAGGAGTCGGAGGATTTGGGTGTGGGCTGGCCGGGGGCGCTTTATATAGGGCGGAGGGGCGGCCTGCGCCGTCCGATCGGGGATCGACGGCCGCCCGCGGCTCGCGTGATGCTTACGCTGGACGCGCACAGATTCGCTCCCCCTTTCGGTGCTTTTGGGGCGGGGAGGAAAATAAGCATGTTTTTTTTTGGGAAATTTTGCAAACAATTTGCGTGTatgaagtaaaatgaatgaatctagacTTTAAAAtgcgtctatatacatctgtatgtagttcatcTTTAAATCTTTAAAAGAAGGCTTATATTtataaacggagggagtactcaaAAAATGTTCTCTTCCA
This window encodes:
- the LOC123428295 gene encoding actin-related protein 8, with the protein product MASMLLRKVWGSVLARAGPRDPDGAAASSSSSPRRRGAPAAAAEYGSLGALDAVPIDVLAQILRLLGPADAARSVAVCRTWRILASDNALWAFFLSLGPDPWDLVVFAETHLAAGPAEPRSVYFGAVRVPPQLSFKRIYGQRALVPGSIIVDGGSGYCKYGWSKYAAPSGRCATFLEFGNIESPMYARLRHFFSTIYNRMHVKPSARPIVVALPLCHSDDTEAARASRKQYKETLYSVLFEMNVPAVCAVDQALLALYAARRTSGIVVNIGFNVTSVVPIFQGRVMYEIGIETVGQGALKLTGFLKELLQRRNISFESLYTVRTIKEKICYVAYDYEAELCKNTQASCEVDGEGWFTLSEERFKMAEILFQPQMGGVRAMALHKAVSLCVDHCYNAEGLRDHSWFKTVVLAGGSSCLPGLPERLEKELHTLLPSYISEGIRVLPPPFGTDTAWFGAKMIGTVSTFSDAWCINKKQFRQKSRHSGPSLANAWR
- the LOC123428296 gene encoding ubiquitin-conjugating enzyme E2 28-like, translating into MASKRILKELKDLQKDPPTSCSAGPVGEDMFHWQATIMGPSESPFTGGLFLVNIHFPPDYPFKPPKVSFRTKVFHPNINSNGSICLDILKEQWSPALTISKVLLSICSLLTDPNPDDPLVPEIAHMYKTDRAKYESTARSWTQKYAMG